AGGATGTGGACTAATGATGATCTACAAACTGAGACAAAAGAGAACACAAGGTAAATTTTGTCACAAACactacccaacacacacacacacacacacacattaggcTGTTTAAGGTGCCATTCTTTTTAAGAAAAAAGCTTTCCACATGAAAACCTGGTAAATGTCAAAACtgtttgagatttttttcccaccacatgaagatatataaaaacatgtcaacacactaacacacatctaacacacatacacatactcatatGCTGAAAAAAGTCATGTCTTTGTTTATAATTACAGATAATGCGTAAttaccttgctttgtgcactggtgcacagtcatgttggaaaaggaaggggccagctccaaactgttcccacaaagttgggagcatggaattgtccaaaatgtcttggtatgctgaagcattcagagttcctttcactggaactaaggggccaagcccagctcctgaaaaacaaccccacaccataatcccccctccaccaaactttacacttggcacaatgcagtcagacaagtaccgttctcctggcaaccgccaaacccagactcatccatcagattgccagatggagaagtgagattcgtcactccagagaacgcgtctccactgctctagagtccagtggcggcgtgctttacaccactgcatccgacgctttgcattgcacttggtgatgtatggcttggatgcagctgctcggccatggaaacccattccatgaagctctctgcgcactgttcttgaactaatctgaaggccacatgaagtttggaggtctgtagcgattgactctgcagaaagttggcgacctcttcgcactatgcgcctcagcatccgctgaccccgctccgtcagtttacgtggcctactgagttgctgtcgttcccaaacacttccacgttcttataatacagctgacagttgactgtggaatatttaggagcgaggaaatttcacgactggatttgttgcacaggtggcatcctatcacagttccacgctggaattcactgagctcctgagagcgacccattctttcacaaatgtttgtaaaaacagtctgcatgcctaggtgcttgattttatacacctgtggccatggaagtatatatatatatatatatatataatatataaatctaaaaatctAAAGGTTGACCTTCCAACAATCCTAAGTACACCTAAGGGCCCTGACCTGAACCCTGTTGAACATCTATGGAGAGACCAGAAAATGGCTGTCCACCGATGTCCCCTGTCCAACCTGACTTGAGCTAAGAAGAAGGGGCTTGgtttcttagttccagtgaaaggaactattaatgcttcagcattttggacagtttcatgcttcaACAGCATTCGAATTGCCACTGCATTCTGTGGTGTTCGAAAAGCTCCTGGAGGTGATCACATGTGTCATTGCTAAGCTCAGTTTAGATTGGCATAATGAAAGGTTAGTGGTGTCTACTATGAGCTTGACAGTCTCTGACTAATTTCATGCCACCTTCCACCTCCATGCAGGCGTCTCCAATTTTTCCCATACCTCCACACTGAGGTGGCGAGATTGTGGAATAATCCTTATTTTGCCTGTTTGTTCTTCTCAGCCACTGCTGACTACTCAGCCATTGTGGATCTTGATGAACATGGGTATGCAGTAATGCCTAGGGTTGAAGAGATACTTGCAGGCTATTTCATTGGCTGCATGGAGAAAGTCTGCATTCCTATTAAGGCCCTGTCAGACCACATTGGCCTTATAGGGAAGGCCTACAATCCTGCAGGTTAAGCTATTGCAGTGCTGCACACAATGGCAGTTTTGCAGCCGTACCGAGCTGACCTGCTTAAGGAGCACATCTGTAGGAAGGGGCTCATCAATGAGGTCTGAACTCCGCCAGACCACAGATTTAGCCCTCTGTGTCACAATGTAGATGGCCCATGCCATCGGCCATTTCATGATTGCATTTAGTTGCAATCATGAAATTGCAATTTAGTTTGGGGTACAGCTATGACCACCCACACTCTTGCTCCTTATGTGTTGCCACCTTCTGGGTTAGCCCCTGCCAGCTTGCTGTTTCAGGGCACTATGAGAGGTGAGAACAGCAAGAGGCTAACACCTCTCTCAGTTCACCTGGCAACGCTTCTGATGGGCGCATCACAGTAGGTTCTGTGGGAAAAGGCTACAGAGTCCAGTTTGCCTACTGTTCTCCTTCTTTCAGGATGTGCTCCCCACTGTTGTTGAAACAAACTGAACCTTGTTCCTCCAGGTGGAACTTCTCTAGCATCTGAGAAAGGGGCTGTAGAGTGCATCCCCCTTCACAGGTCGAGCCTCCGGCTTTATATCCGGCATGTCTTGGTTCCCAAGAAGGACGAAGGCTACAACCAATTTTAGACTTGTGCGTTCCGaattgtatgctgaaacatacaaGGCTGGGATGTTACACTCAAGGTCATTGTGTTGCAGATCAGGTCCGAGGACTGATTTGCGATGATAATATTGAAGGGTGCATATCTTTACATATGCATCTCATCAGAGCACAGGAAACTCCCCTGGTTCATTTTCAGGGCAAAGCGTACCGGTGCGGGGTTCTCCCTTTAGGCTTAGTCTTATTGCCCACCCTCAGAGAGTGCATGGCATCTGGCATCGCATGGCTCTGGCATCATTGCACCCCAGGGCATCCATGTACTCAATTATCCACATGACTGGCTCATCTTGGCTCAGTCAAGGGAAATGGCAGCAAGGCATTGAGATGCCACGCTTGCACACATGAGGTCCTTAGGCCTCAACCCAGTgaagtgtgtgctttctccctctctgagaGCCACCTTCTGGTGGatagtttgggattcagccTTGATGCGAGCATGTCTGTATCCCGCTCAGGGGGATTCCATTCTCTCTGCTGTAAAGGTCTGACTTTAAAATCTGAAAAGGCCAGTTCTTATGTGGACAGACCACTATTTTCTCACCTTGGGTCCCACACTTATGGCAtgttctgacaggatttttatatatatttttatataaactaGGAATCCTGATGCCTGAGGGCTATGCTTTCTAGGAGCATCCTTCCTAGAGCGGTTTCTCTTAGTGCCCTTTCTGGCATCTCGGGGGTCAGTCGGGGTCTGCCCTTGCTCCCTTTTCCTGCACGAATCTATCCCCAGGGTCTGAGCCTGCCAGCTTGCTGTTTAGGGCACCGGGGAGATCCGCACAAGGTTGACCCTTTCAGATAATCCGGCAGAGTGGACAATTCTGCCAGGTGTCTCGCAGTGGGTACTAAATACCGTAGAAAAAGGGTACAGGATCCAGTTTGCCTCCCATCCTCCACCATTTCAGGGCATGTTGCCGAATGTTTATGGCAAATACAAAATCATATTCCTCTAAGAGGACTTCTCTTGCTTCTGAAGAAACAGGCCATAGAAGATGTTCCCATACCagattttacaattttacagtTTAGTCATTGCCAAGAAAGTTGGGGGGCTGCATCCAATTTTGGACCTGCGGGCTCTGAACTGTGCACTGAAGACTTTCAAATTCAAGATGTTCACACTCAAACTTATCACACTGCAAATCTGGTCCAAGGACTGGTTTGTGACAAAAGACCTCAAAGATGCCTATTTTCATGTAGGCATTCTGCCCAAACACAGGAAGTGCCACAGGTTCGCTTTCAGGGATGAAGCATACCATTATTGTGTTCTTCCTTTTGGTCTAGCCCTGTCATCATCAGAGGTGGGTagtaacgaattacatttacttcattacatttacttgagtaaattTTTTGGGTAATTGTACTTTTAGAGTATTTTTAAAGATGTGTacttttactcttactcaagtactcttactcaagtacaTCCTCCGTTACtgtcaaatgttaataattaatatgagatttttaaaaaattagttTATATGGCCTGTTCGCAAGTCTCATGAGACATTGGAGAGGCTGCTTCGCAAGAAGCTGCTACAGAGGCTGCGTATAGCACGCGTTTAGAGGAAGATGATGGCTGAAGCAGAGGAAGACATGTGTGAGTTAACGGAGGCAGACCACCCATGACCTCAAGTTCAGTCCGTTTTCACTCCAAGATGTCAAAAATAATAGTTTCATTATGTGATGCATGCTGTGTTCACCAAAACCAACTGACATTGCAGCATACATGAATTCCAGCTCCAAAAACATGGAGCAGTAAGTGTCACAGTTATGTCTATTTGAACCCTATTAATGGTCATTTGGTAACTATGGGCACAttgaccttattttaatagcacattTCTCACACTGTCCGAATGCTTTTCCTCATATGCGCTCTCGTGCAAGCAATATCTTGTGAACCCTACAAGCAACTCAGGTTCATGAACAAACGTTCATTCTAAACGTCTGCACAATTTCACACCTATTTTCCACAAAACTACATCAATTTTACAGCATACTGTGACGTcatgcatttatacacaaatacgGACACCTCAACAAAGTCTAGAACAtacatagaaaataaaaacgggattgtatttgattttattcctaCCTAAAGGATGCATGTACTTATAAaatgcatatattattatttcatcagaggATTCACCAAACAAGCTTAAGGTTTATGCAGAACTAATCAAGTCAAGAAAACGAGGATCAGtccacagtaaaattctgtaaaactgaTTGTTCAAGAAAGAACATATGACAAAATAAGCATTCACAAGCTGAAGggcaaacacacataaacaagttcatacacatacataataacaaacacacactgcacacacacacaccttctctttttttctctgataGCTTGTTTAAATGCAGATGCTGACAAGTTTGTGTTgttaatgtgaaaataaagacagagttaACTGTTAGAAAAATACCTGGGTGTGTCTGagattttattgcaaatgacagaaagaaaaagaaaccaaagaagtctacggttttcTGCCTCAATGATTATCGTCCCATCgtactcacaccaatcgtgatgaaatgctccGAGTggctcatcatgaggcacatcaagtcacagctaccaccctcgctggaccccttgcagtttgcgtatcgtcctaaccgttccacagacgacgccatcaccataaccctccatctggccctcacacacctggactgtaaggactcctacattcaaatgctgttcatagatttcagttcagaattcaacacaatcatccctcagcagctgattgagaagctgagtctgctgggcctgaacacctctctctgcaactggatcctggatttcctgactgggagacctcagtcagtccggatcaggaacagtatctccagcaccaccacactgagcactggagctcctcagggctgtgtgctcagtccattgctgttcactctgctgactcacgactgtgcagcaatgcacagctccaaccacatcgtcaagttcgccgatgacacgaccgtggtgggtctcatcagtaagaacgacgagtcagcatacagagagaaggtgcaacatctaacagcctggtgcagagccaacaacctctccctgaacatcaacaagaccaaagagatggttgttgacttcaggagagcacagagtgaccattctccgctgttcatcgacggatcctcggtggagatcgtcaagagcaccaaattccttgatgtccatctggcggagaacttcacctggtcactcaacaccagctccatcaccaagaaagcccagcagcgcctctacttcctgaggaggctgaggaaagcccatctcccttcccccatcctgactgtgttctacagagggaccatcgagagcatcctgagcagctgcatcactgcctggtttgggaactgcaccgtcttggatcgcaagacccttcagcggatagtgaggacagctgaaaagatcatcggagtctctctcccctctatcacagacatttacaccgcacgctgcatctgcaaagctaacagcattgtggatgagcccacacacccctcacacacactcttcaccctcctgccatctggaaagaggtaccggagcattcgggccctcacaaccagactgtgtaacagtttctttcctcaagccatcaggctcctcaacacccgggactgaactgttctacactctctcacacacacacacacacacacacacactctcactcaggactgaactgtatattaactctctgtctctctcacacacagatacacagacactctctctcttgactgtgtggacacgcacacacataatttatattgttcattacttattgcactacctctacctgtcatctgctgctatagttatatttatgtttattctatttgcactagcTCAACCGTtgctgctgtatttttacacaatatttttgcacaatattttttacatcatttcattttatcttattttatttcacttacattccattacacatgttcttttctttcttttttcggtgctaagtgtcctgtgttcttttgtgttgtctttcttgtatttattgtcttttgcactgtcttgtctatgctctgtttgcacctagctgcacactgtgcactttacatggctaagacaaacttctgtcctagctctgtggtgttgtttttttgtgttgaactctttgttgtatgtttatatagcaccaggtcctggagaaacgttgtttcatttcactatgtactgcgtcagctatatgtggttgaaatgacttttgacaggtcatgtaatgttaatgtgccCATCACTCgactgagatgtggccatcactggactgagataggCTACTTTACTTCAACCTATGTTTTGTAAAAGCAGAACAAAGAGACTTTTAAGCACAGGTGTGTGAAAGTGTCCCAAGTAGTTTGAAATTTTGGTTTTTCACTCAATCAGATCAATCAGATCAGAAGTAACTAGTAACAAGCTACTTGAGTAGTTTTTTCATCCGatacttttttactcttactcaagtaactattaagattgttacttttacttttacttgagtaaatatttctataagtacttgtacttttacttgagtacagATTTTGGATACTCTATCCACCTCTGGTCATCATGCACATTAAGTGCATGGATGCTGCCCTGGTGCCGAATTACCTGGATGACTGAATTACCTGGACGACTGGCTCATCCAGGCCTAGTCGAAGGCCATGGCGGCCAATTATTATACTTTCTCCTTCCCAGAGAACCACCTTCTTAGGGGTAATTTAAGATTCCACTAAGATGCAGGCATTTCTGTCTCCTGCTTAGGTGGCTTCTATTCTGTCAGCAGTGAAGTCTTTTTGGCTAGGCCAAAGCCTCTCTGTTGCCAAGACACAGAGAATGCTCTGCCTCATGGTGGCAGCAGCCAATGTTATGTCTTTGGGTCTGCTTCACATGAGGCTGTTCCAGCTCTGGCTCATGGGTGTGTGCTTTCTTACCTTCTTATGTGGAAAAGACCCTGGTTCATCACCTTGGGTCCCATTCTCGGGCACCTCATCATCGCAAGACTCTTTTGATTGATGCTTTGCTATTGGGCTTGGGAGCGGTCTTGGATGGCCACCCCACCCAGGGTCTATGGGAGGGCCCTCATCTTCCATGGCACAAACATTGCCTggagattcaattcaattcaatttatttgtgtagcaccttttacaatgtacattgtcttgaagcagctttacaaaagtcaTACACCATGGCGAGACTGAGCACAGCAACAAGTCACAAGGTAGTTATACTGCATCAGCAAGGTCTATCCCAGGCAAAGATTTCAACGCAGACCAGGGTTTCAAGATGTTCTATCCAAGCTGTTttgaagaaaacagagaaatggGCAATGTTGAGGAGCGTAGAGACAGTGGTCAGCCAAGGAAACTCaatgcagcagatgaaagaCACATCATGCTTACTTCCATTCAACATTGGAAGATGTCCAGCAGTTCCTTCAGTAAAGAACTGATGTAAACCAGTAGGACCCAGGTATAGTATACCTATCTACCGGAGAAGTTTTGACAAAAGAGGAAGAATTGGAAGAATTGTCTCCAAAAAGCCATACCTCTGACATGGAAACAAGGCTAAGAGATTTAGGAGGCACGAAAACATAGGACCTGGGGTTCAGAATAATGGCAGCAGGTGCTCTGGACTGATAAGtctaaattttaaatatttggctGTAGCAGGAGGCAGGTTGTTTGCCCAAGGGCTGGACAGCGGTACAATACTGAGTCTCTGcaggcaacagtgaagcatggtggaggttcTTTGCAAATTTGGGGCTGCATATTTGCAAATGGAGTTGGAGATTTGGTTGGGATTAATGCTCTTCTCAATGTTGAGAAATACAAGCAGATACGTACTGTATTCATCATTCAATACCATCAGGGAGAAATCTGATTGTCCCCAAATTTATGCTGATGCAGGACGACCCCAAACATACAACCAATGTCACTAAGAACATTCTTCAGAatagagaagaacaaggagtTCTGGAAGTGATGGTCTGACccccacagagccctgatctcaacatcATCAAGTCTGTCTGGAAGTACAGGAAGAATATGTTGTATTGGCAGTATGTTAATTTTGCTGCTATTGACATGGGTTATTTAATTAATACTGACCGAGTCTGTTCTAGAGGaagccatgcaagcccaaggaGACCTCCACCATTTTTGCCTGACTGGCTTGTATGTTATAGATCATAAATAGATATGTGGTTTTCATAACATTTGTTGTTTCTTTGTGAAttgcatcttgtggtatggcctctatatttctgctcataaactcacagtctctctactGAGGTTGTGGAGACTATATTGAGCTCTAGGGCTCCCTCTATACTTTATACAAAGCACATATTAAGGGACCTGTTCAAGTCTTAAAAATTCATCTTGGTCAAGCTCTCTCCAAAAAGTTGCAAAACACTGGACATTTTCAAAGCATTTGAAAAGATTTAATATAGCATGTGTCTAGTTTCAAAATTATCTGTATCTTACACTACATATAGTGTAAGATACATAGTATATAGTacctatatattatatattattagccATTGCTGTTTCTCAGGAGTCTTCAGTTTGAGATTGAGGTTCTGTGCCtgtgtttatttgttacatGTTGATGTCAACATGCAGTCACATTGGCACATATCACATGTTCCGAAATTTCCTGTTGATGCCTCACTGACCATTGCTGTTGTCCTTTATCTAATCATATGAAATGCATTTCTGCATACTTGGTTCAATGCCATATGAACAATTAATTAAAAGACACTGGGCCTTTCAATATCTATGTCCTAAACACAGTCATATATACATCTCAAAttcatgtatattttatatattgccAAGTTGACATCAGCTGCACATAGTATTACCGCTGTGGCAAGTCCCACATCGCTCTCTCCTCTTTTCACTGAGGATGAATAGTGTgtatctgattggctgacaaaTTTCTGGTGCACTTTTGCTGCCCCTGCCCTGTAGCCATGTGCTTTTCAGATATTCACAGCACTGGGGGAGCTGAAGCGGCACTATCCATTCAGCACCCGCACTGTAGAAGCAGGAAGAGCCGGGAAATGCCATTGAAAAGTGGCTGTGCAGTCCTCACTGTcacaatatataaaacaatatgtatataaattatCTGGGCCCTGAGAATAAAAACCATTAAAGAGGAAGAGCACAGAGAGTTGTGAAAAAAGAAGAGGATGAGTAGGgaatgagagaggaaaagggaaAGAGGTAaaagagatggggagagaggtTAAGAACAGAAGGGGAGGAGGGGATGCTCATACTCACTGTGTAAAAGTGTTAAAGATGACTAATCAGTCATCAatttaaacatgtaataaaatgtgattTAGAAAAGCATAACTGATCATCAGTatgaaaaataaactttttacaAAATAAGTTGATTGAGCTCTAGCcacaattaaaacaaattaaattaaaagcataaatggttttAATTGTGTCCAAGTGTGGTTAAAAGAAAAATGGGTGGACTTTTAGAACGATATAAATACCTGTAAAACAACTGTATTGATTCAGATGTATTGTATGAGACCCAGCTGTATCGATTCAGATTTCTGCTTGATTGGACATGCCAGAACAGTACCTGATTTCATCATGCCgtgttacactatattgccaaaagttttgggacacccctccaaatcgttgaattcaggtgttgtttttcaggggttggacacagcaccttagttccagtgaaaggaactcttaatgcttcagcataccaagacattttggacaatttcatgctcccaactttgtgggaacagtttggggatgaccccttcctgttccaacatgactgcacaccagtgcacaaagaaaggtccataaagacatggatgagtgagtttggtgtggaggaacttgtctGACCTGCACAGGTTGACCTGAGctcaacctgataaaacatgTTTGGAATTAATTAGAGGGAAGACTGTGAGGCAGGCCAAAATTGGGACttctacctttacatgcacatgaatgtaatatggagttgtcccgccctttgcagctataacagcttcaactctcctggaaaggctttccacaaggtttaggagtgtgtttatgggaatatttgaccatttctctacaagctcatttgtgaggtcagacactaatgttggacgagaaggcttGGCTCACAGTTTCCACTCTAATTTCTCATTAATAATCTCTCCCTTTTCTCAGACACATTgtctgacaaaaaaaatgtcaacaAATAACATACAagtacatacaacatataacatataacatacaaGTGTAAGTAATCGGGGCACTCTGAGTTAATAATCCTTGCACACCTTATAATCCTAGCACCCACCAACATGTTGTGAAATATCAACAAGTTGAAATGAACAAGATACCAGACTTACAAATATTatagacaaataaaattaataaacattgcATGCAATTTATGAATTTTACTAATCGCTCAACTAAAGAAAATAACTATGtcaattattttgtttcttttagcaATTATTCCCTGTTTTACTATTAAGTTATAGTGTCACCAAAATGTTTAGCCACTGTGCTTATAAAGCTCTGGACATTAACTtacataaatttaaaaaaataaaaaagaagaagaagaaaatgtaaacacaaaaaTCAAGTTAATGAAAGAGAGAACATTAAAGGAGTTATGCAGATTTGCATCACTTCCCTGCAGTGCAATTTTGACATTTCTTttgaaaaagaattgttgcaTTCATTTTTCCTATTTTAAGAAAATAGGAAATGACATAACTAAAAAAGCAGAAAGACATCAGATCACAAAGTAGAAGTGAGGATTAGTAGAACCTTTCCTCAGTGACATAGACAGAGCAAATTTCATAAAGGACTAGAAGTGAAGCTGAATTTCATTCCAGGATGAAGaggctcttcctcctcctctaccTGATCCCAGGTCAGATATTCTTTTTTAGTAACTGCATGTGAAGTTATTTATCCTGAATTATGAGAATATTGAAAGTGAGGTTCCTGATATGAGTGTGATTTTCTTTTGATTGACAGGTCCAGTATACTGCACTGATGTGATTGGTTACTCAGGAGGAAGTGTCACTATCATCTCTGATATACAGTGGTACAAACACAACAGTAAATATATTTGCAAATTGAATGAAAAAGACTGCAGTGATATAATACGTGCTGACACCAAACGCTCTAAAGTTCAATTTGGAAGATTCCTGTTGTATTCAAACACAGAAAACCAGCTCTTAGTATTGATCAGAAAGCTGAAGCCACAAGATGCTGGAATGTATAGATTTGGAGTGGGGGATCAGAGCAACTCCACTGTGACCCTAAAGGTTCATAATAGTGAGTAGAAATTTTAGGTTTTTTTCTAATACCTCTGTatctactcacacacatttgaaGCTTTCATATGGTATGTAGAGCTAATACTTTTCTAACTGTGCATTAAAGGTATTACACATCTATAAAGCTTAGAAAgtctattttttgtttgtttgttaaattgACAGATACGTCTGGGGTgccaaaaataataaacacttatCTTGGGCAGAATATCACCATCACCTGTAACTATCCAGTGGAGTATAAGAGAAGCACCAAATATGTCAGAACAACTGATGATGACATTAATATGGAACGAATTCTTGATACTAACAAAAAATCTCAGAACGGCAGATTCTCCATTTCTGATGACAGAAGTGCTAAAGTTCTCACTGTGAACATCAGCGACGTGAGAGAAACTgatgaagtattttatttatttggtgtgTGGAATGGAGAGGGGTCAGTCAGATATTTCTCCTACTTTAGAGACATGTGGCTACATGTTACAGGTGAGCATTGTAGTTTTgccattttgaaaataaatgattagacAAATCATTTTCACCAGAACTAAAACTGAGAGCTCAGACAGCATTAGAGTCTTGTCTCAGTCATGGCTTTTTAAAAGTTATAAAGCTAAATTGTCCACGATTTTTGTAATCTTATGTTTAGATCCTAGCACAAATATTCATTCAACAACAACAGCCACCTACCTGATGACCTCAGCAGCACCGATAGAAACTCCATCTGCAGTGTGTTTCTGT
The DNA window shown above is from Hemibagrus wyckioides isolate EC202008001 linkage group LG15, SWU_Hwy_1.0, whole genome shotgun sequence and carries:
- the LOC131366370 gene encoding uncharacterized protein LOC131366370: MKRLFLLLYLIPGPVYCTDVIGYSGGSVTIISDIQWYKHNSKYICKLNEKDCSDIIRADTKRSKVQFGRFLLYSNTENQLLVLIRKLKPQDAGMYRFGVGDQSNSTVTLKVHNNTSGVPKIINTYLGQNITITCNYPVEYKRSTKYVRTTDDDINMERILDTNKKSQNGRFSISDDRSAKVLTVNISDVRETDEVFYLFGVWNGEGSVRYFSYFRDMWLHVTDPSTNIHSTTTATYLMTSAAPIETPSAVCFCSSVIIMIRVCVCVTLLLFGGCGLMMIYKLRKKRKQDNTPSFRSKENKHLTSDDNDSMYENMTSTAV